One Engystomops pustulosus chromosome 7, aEngPut4.maternal, whole genome shotgun sequence DNA window includes the following coding sequences:
- the RPS13 gene encoding small ribosomal subunit protein uS15 encodes MGRMHAPGKGLSQSALPYRRSVPTWLKLTSDDVKEQIYKLAKKGLTPSQIGVILRDSHGVAQVRFVTGNKILRILKSKGLAPDLPEDLYHLIKKAVAVRKHLERNRKDKDAKFRLILIESRIHRLARYYKSRRVLPPTWKYESSTASALVA; translated from the exons ATGGGTCGCATGCACGCTCCAGG AAAGGGCTTGTCCCAGTCGGCTCTCCCCTACAGGCGCAGCGTCCCCACA tggctgAAGCTGACGTCTGATGACGTGAAGGAGCAGATCTACAAACTCGCCAAGAAGGGTCTCACCCCCTCCCAGATTG GTGTCATCCTGAGGGATTCGCATGGAGTTGCTCAGGTTCGCTTTGTAACTGGCAACAAGATTCTGAGAATCCTGAAGTCCAAGGGCCTGGCCCCCGACCTCCCCGAGGACCTGTACCACCTGATCAAGAAGGCGGTGGCTGTGCGCAAACATCTGGAGAGGAACAGGAAG GATAAAGACGCCAAATTCCGCCTGATTCTCATTGAAAGCAGAATCCACAGATTGGCTCGTTACTACAAGAGCaggagagtgctgccacctacCTGGAAGTA CGAGTCGTCCACAGCCTCCGCCCTGGTCGCATAA